In the Terriglobia bacterium genome, one interval contains:
- a CDS encoding DUF2971 domain-containing protein, with translation MNDSTEYSLALKLAQEVIQRRIEDAGNNFDRGLYKVLEERLAGEEGHGEVYVSSFTENGDQLSQWRAYSPPTGGFAIGFRSKSLTGLTEANPDRFLAPCTYEALSQKDLISHLINTVEKFAEESNAHNRLNHDRVFRESFKLLGRLLPLTAPALKDASFAEEKEWRLVRLPSSFEEGKLQFREGRSMLIPYNQHFFPDNHGSLPIEELVVGPTPHPELAREAAQALLMTHGLTTAIVQLSSIPYRTW, from the coding sequence TTGAATGACAGTACTGAGTACAGTCTCGCTCTCAAACTCGCTCAAGAGGTTATCCAGAGAAGAATTGAGGACGCTGGCAACAACTTCGATCGCGGCCTCTATAAGGTCCTCGAAGAGAGATTAGCCGGTGAAGAGGGACACGGTGAAGTGTATGTAAGTTCCTTTACGGAAAACGGAGATCAGCTAAGCCAGTGGCGCGCATACTCACCGCCGACTGGCGGGTTCGCAATTGGGTTTAGAAGCAAATCTCTCACTGGCTTGACGGAGGCAAACCCGGATCGGTTCTTGGCGCCTTGCACTTACGAGGCATTATCTCAAAAAGACCTGATCAGTCACCTTATTAACACAGTCGAGAAATTTGCCGAAGAAAGCAATGCTCACAACAGGCTGAACCATGATCGCGTTTTCCGAGAATCCTTTAAGCTGTTGGGACGTCTGCTGCCTCTAACCGCACCAGCGCTTAAAGATGCCAGTTTTGCTGAAGAAAAAGAATGGAGACTCGTCCGGCTGCCTTCTTCCTTTGAAGAAGGGAAATTGCAGTTCCGAGAAGGTAGATCCATGCTCATCCCGTACAATCAACACTTTTTCCCAGACAATCACGGATCACTTCCCATTGAAGAGCTCGTCGTTGGACCGACTCCACATCCTGAATTGGCGCGCGAAGCCGCACAAGCATTGCTAATGACTCACGGACTAACGACAGCCATCGTGCAATTATCCTCAATCCCTTACCGTACCTGGTAA
- a CDS encoding HNH endonuclease, translated as MRNQNWTREQALACFNLYCRIPFGKLHSTNPSIVAFAKTIGRTPSAVAMKLVNFASLDPAQKKRNIKGLGNVSSLDRAIWEEFEAAPNSVAEQSEEEFNRFSVPVEAALETEPTLPEGPTEKQLTRPMRLVQSFFSRSVLASYGFKCSFCGLEVRSLLNASHIIPWKVSVELRADPRNGFCLCVLHDRAFDRGLISVDADSRLLISKRLKKANPVPLHRVGLLDLEGQRISLPGRFLPDEDCLEYHRTSLFK; from the coding sequence TTGAGAAACCAGAACTGGACCCGAGAGCAAGCGTTAGCCTGCTTTAACCTCTATTGCCGGATTCCGTTTGGCAAACTCCATAGCACGAATCCGAGCATCGTCGCGTTTGCGAAGACGATTGGCCGGACTCCAAGTGCTGTAGCCATGAAGCTGGTCAATTTTGCGAGCCTTGATCCCGCACAGAAGAAAAGAAACATAAAAGGATTGGGGAACGTAAGCAGTTTGGACCGCGCGATTTGGGAAGAGTTTGAGGCTGCACCAAATAGTGTGGCCGAGCAGAGCGAAGAAGAGTTCAACCGCTTTTCCGTTCCGGTAGAGGCGGCGCTGGAAACGGAGCCTACTTTGCCCGAGGGGCCTACCGAAAAGCAATTGACCCGTCCCATGCGCTTGGTGCAAAGCTTCTTCAGCAGATCGGTCTTGGCAAGTTATGGATTTAAGTGCTCATTTTGCGGACTTGAAGTCCGCTCATTGCTCAACGCGAGCCACATTATTCCTTGGAAGGTTTCAGTCGAGTTGCGGGCCGATCCGCGCAATGGGTTTTGCTTGTGCGTCTTGCATGACCGCGCGTTTGATCGCGGATTGATCAGCGTGGATGCAGATAGCCGATTGCTAATTTCCAAGCGGCTGAAGAAAGCCAATCCTGTTCCGCTGCATCGTGTGGGTTTGCTGGATCTTGAAGGCCAGCGGATCAGTTTGCCGGGAAGATTTCTACCCGATGAAGATTGCTTGGAATATCACCGTACGTCTTTGTTTAAATAA